ACCGGATGGACGATTTGCGCCTTCTTTCCTTTACCGAAGAAGCGCATCACCTGATGGGCGAGCAGAAGGAAGAGCAGCCATGAGCACCCAGGGGAGCACGCACGGCGACACGCTGGAACGGACACGGGATCGGATCCTCGAATCGGTGTTGCCCAACGTGGTGTTCGACGGCTGGAGCGACGACGCCCTGCTGGACGGCGCCCGCATGGCCGACGCCGATCCCCTGACCGTCCGCCGCGCCTTCCCCGGCGGTGTGGAGGAGCTGATCGAGCATTTCGCCGCCTGGACCGACCGGGCGATGCTGGACGCCATGCAGGCTCACGCGCCGGACGGGATGCGCACCCATGAAAAGATCCGGCTGGCGCTGGTCTGCCATTTCCAGGTGCTGGAGCCGCACCGGGAAGCGGTGCGCCGGCTGATCGCCCATCTGGCCATGCCGCGCAACGTGGCGCTGGGGCTGCGGCTGCTGCACCGGACGGTGGACACCATCTGGTACGCCGCGGGCGACGCCGCCACCGACTTCAACCATTACAGCAAGCGCGCCCTTCTGG
This DNA window, taken from Azospirillum fermentarium, encodes the following:
- a CDS encoding COQ9 family protein, translating into MSTQGSTHGDTLERTRDRILESVLPNVVFDGWSDDALLDGARMADADPLTVRRAFPGGVEELIEHFAAWTDRAMLDAMQAHAPDGMRTHEKIRLALVCHFQVLEPHREAVRRLIAHLAMPRNVALGLRLLHRTVDTIWYAAGDAATDFNHYSKRALLAGVLSSATFFWLDDASEDRADTWAFIDRRLADVAGIGKATSAVKTVTGFLSHLPSPARFARQIRQRTGRSGGQTTTHMS